A window of the Danio aesculapii chromosome 10, fDanAes4.1, whole genome shotgun sequence genome harbors these coding sequences:
- the LOC130236631 gene encoding leukotriene B4 receptor 1-like — protein sequence MMALDLGFNSTSNTTAVGSEKIAPAVVLGLCCLVGLPSNITVIISIAREWNKNLSFTLKLMLNLAVSDTLTLSLAPFVLHGIRFGWKLGLWFCKILFFLGKWSLFVGVLTVTSMSVHRYHNVIKSRVANRMILHRIERRHRHIQLICISVLAFAFALPLLFTRRLNDNNGFQRCQRSITSSSIEVTLLFLDILLGFVMPFLIMLTSYLWMHKGLSRKSKGLTTAQRKQGTKVRTYKKRLVVSVVVAFFLFWTPVHVVNVIDIVTALTETSHPHVHSQLKSFRQYYGDTSKTLALLNCCLDPFLYVFLSRNIIKCTK from the coding sequence ATGATGGCGTTAGATTTAGGCTTCAACTCGACATCGAACACCACTGCTGTGGGATCAGAGAAGATCGCTCCTGCTGTAGttctgggtttgtgttgtttagTGGGTCTGCCAAGCAACATCACTGTTATCATCAGCATTGCTCGTGAGTGGAACAAAAATCTGAGTTTCACCTTAAAGCTAATGCTCAACCTTGCGGTCTCTGACACTCTGACTCTTTCCTTGGCTCCTTTCGTGCTGCATGGGATACGCTTTGGATGGAAACTCGGCCTGTGGTTTTGTAAGATCCTGTTCTTCTTGGGTAAATGGAGTCTGTTTGTCGGTGTCCTGACGGTCACGTCTATGAGTGTTCACCGCTATCACAATGTCATCAAGTCTAGGGTTGCTAACAGGATGATTCTGCATAGAATAGAGCGACGCCACAGACACATTCAGCTGATCTGCATCTCGGTTCTCGCCTTTGCTTTTGCTTTACCATTACTTTTCACTCGCAGACTCAACGACAACAATGGATTTCAAAGATGTCAGAGGTCAATCACCTCATCCTCTATCGAAGTGACTTTACTGTTTCTTGACATCCTGCTGGGGTTTGTCATGCCATTTTTGATCATGTTGACATCTTATCTCTGGATGCATAAAGGTTTGAGTCGAAAGTCAAAAGGTTTAACTACAGCTCAGAGAAAACAGGGGACAAAAGTAAGGACTTACAAGAAGAGACTTGTGGTCAGTGTCGTTGTGGCTTTCTTTCTGTTTTGGACTCCTGTGCATGTAGTCAATGTAATTGATATCGTTACTGCTCTGACTGAAACATCTCATCCCCATGTTCATTCCCAACTGAAGTCCTTCCGACAATATTATGGTGATACCAGCAAGACTCTGGCTTTGCTAAACTGCTGCCTGGATCCTTTCCTCTATGTTTTCTTATCAAGGAACATCATAAAGTGTACTAAGTAG
- the ggcx gene encoding vitamin K-dependent gamma-carboxylase, with the protein MEPKASDATAGAPYVEPSKAKRRNSKELKQASVAPSQQISTMKRLFGFEKEDVSSWHRFVCLLNRPTDPASLGIFRFLFGMLMALDITQERGLSHLDYKYLDGAPVCRFPLFNFLKPLPMDWMFFVYFVMFLGAVGIMLGCFYRFACLMFISTYWYVFFLDKTTWNNHSYLYGLIGFQLTLMDANRYWSVDGLRNPRKRNAHVPLWNYTLLRTQIFIVYFIAGVKKLDADWVEGYSMKYLAHHWLFDPFKVILPVEVVSLMVVHGGGLILDLTAGYLLFFDVTRPVAIFFVSYFHCMNSQLFSIGMFSYTMLSTSPIFCYPDWPRRFFGHFPEFLQPVLPFISPTPIPSSSCVYPKLPSGSGGQEEAHADLKPTTPRFKHKFRAFFVILYILEQFFLPYSHFITQGYNNWTNGLYGYSWDMMVHSRSHQHVKITYRDGVTGEVGYLNPGVFTQSRRWKDHGDMLKQYATCLSENLPRFNISDPEIYFDIWVSINDRFQQRIFDPRVDIVKADWSPFRPNPWLMPLLVDLSPWRTKFEEIEGSLDNQTEVVFIADFPGLFLENFVSEDLGNTSVQVLEGKVNVEIVDEKKNYSLQPGEKMQIPAGEYHKVYTVSEGPSCYMYIYVNTTEAELQKNFTKLSELQEKVRNGTETEPLPPELQPLITGLDDQDSENTVIDPVVRIFLKRQKRMQEVRKRRESSMLERFQRFASKKYYSIRRGFLMTAIALRNLAVGLPPIEQLTREVAYANLKEPETERSQDEHLKDEVGHGEL; encoded by the exons ATGGAGCCAAAGGCGAGTGACGCGACCGCAG GTGCTCCATATGTCGAACCATCTAAAGCAAAGAGAAGGAACAGTAAGGAGCTCAAACAGGCATCTGTGGCCccatcccagcagatcagcaccATGAAGCGTCTCTTCGGCTTTGAGAAGGAAGATGTCTCATCATGGCATCGGTTTGTGTGTCTTCTCAATCGCCCCACTGATCCGGCCTCACTGGGCATTTTCCGTTTCTTATTTG GTATGCTGATGGCTCTGGACATTACCCAGGAGCGAGGACTGAGTCATCTGGACTACAAGTATTTGGACGGGGCACCAGTATGCCGCTTCCCCCTCTTTAACTTCCTGAAGCCGCTTCCCATGGACTGGATGTTCTTTGTGTATTTCGTGATGTTCCTTG GTGCTGTTGGTATCATGCTTGGCTGTTTTTATCGCTTTGCCTGTCTGATGTTTATATCCACGTACTGGTACGTTTTCTTCCTGGACAAAACAACCTGGAACAATCACTCCTATCTATATGGACTCATCGGCTTCCAGCTCACGCTCATGGATGCTAACAGATACTG GTCAGTAGATGGACTCAGAAACCCGAGGAAGAGAAACGCTCATGTGCCTCTGTGGAACTACACTTTGCTGAGAActcag ATTTTCATAGTGTACTTTATCGCTGGGGTTAAGAAACTGGATGCTGATTGGGTGGAAGGATACTCAATGAAATACTTGGCACACCATTGGTTATTTGACCCTTTTAA AGTGATCTTGCCTGTTGAAGTAGTCAGTCTGATGGTGGTCCATGGTGGAGGTCTGATCTTAGACCTCACAGCTGGCTATCTGCTTTTCTTTGATGTCACACGTCCCGTCGCCATCTTTTTTGTCTCCTATTTCCACTGCATGAATTCTCAGCTCTTTAGCATAG GAATGTTTTCTTATACCATGTTGTCCACAAGCCCTATCTTCTGCTACCCTGACTGGCCCAGACGTTTTTTCGGCCATTTCCCAGAGTTCCTCCAACCTGTTCTGCCCTTCATTTCTCCGACCCCGATTCCCAGTTCATCCTGCGTTTACCCAAAATTACCCAGTGGCTCTGGAGGACAAGAGGAGGCCCACGCTGACCTCAAGCCCACCACACCACGCTTTAAACACAAATTCAGAGCCTTCTTCGTCATCCTGTACATCCTTGAGCAATTCTTCCTGCCATACTCTCACTTCATCACACAG GGTTATAACAACTGGACAAATGGATTGTATGGCTACTCGTGGGACATGATGGTTCACTCACGCTCACATCAGCATGTCAAAATCACCTACAGAGACGGAGTAACAGGGGAGGTTGGATATCTAAACCCAGGA GTTTTCACTCAGAGCCGAAGATGGAAAGATCACGGAGACATGTTGAAGCAGTACGCTACCTGCCTCAGCGAAAATCTGCCACGCTTCAACATCTCAGATCCAGAGATCTACTTTGACATTTGGGTTTCCATCAATGACCGCTTCCAGCAGAG GATATTTGACCCACGTGTTGACATTGTAAAAGCCGATTGGTCACCATTCAGACCCAATCCATGGCTTATGCCACTGCTAGTTGACCTCTCACCATGGAGGACTAAATTTGAGGAGATTGAAGGTTCTTTAGACAACCAGACTGAAGTGGTGTTCATCGCAGACTTTCCAG GTCTGTTCCTGGAAAACTTTGTGAGTGAAGATCTCGGGAACACGAGCGTTCAGGTCCTAGAGGGTAAAGTGAATGTAGAAATAGTGGATGAGAAAAAGAACTACAGTTTACAACCTGGAGAAAAGATGCAG ATTCCAGCTGGTGAATACCATAAGGTGTACACTGTGTCTGAAGGACCATCATGTTACATGTACATCTATGTAAACACTACTGAGGCGGAGCTTCAAAAGAACTTCACCAAGCTTTCTGAACTTCAGGAGAAAGTGCGCAATGGAACAG AAACGGAGCCTTTGCCTCCTGAGCTGCAGCCCCTCATCACTGGACTCGATGACCAGGACTCAGAAAACACTGTGATCGACCCAGTAGTGCGGATCTTCTTAAAGAGACAGAAACGCATGCAGGAGGTCAGGAAGAGACGAGAATCTTCAATGCTCGAACGCTTCCAGAGATTCGCCTCAAAGAAATACTACTCCATTAGACGAGG GTTTTTGATGACAGCCATTGCTTTGCGTAATCTGGCTGTTGGTTTGCCGCCGATTGAGCAACTGACCAGAGAAGTGGCCTACGCCAACCTGAAGGAGCCAGAGACTGAGAGGAGTCAGGATGAGCATCTGAAAGACGAGGTGGGCCACggagagctgtga